In one window of Methanosarcina vacuolata Z-761 DNA:
- a CDS encoding sugar phosphate isomerase/epimerase family protein, with amino-acid sequence MILGASSFAGRPGDLKEHVESIELYIPKLGIYKGSTLEIEKLDRVLDEISIHDFAYTVHAPYSAGDLKYPSALQVDTAKMSEREFTLMEESISLAGRIGAPVVVLHPGRIGPDREKSYFSMVKNLSMLASVAEDYGVILGLENKEGTDPSNFCCEADELSRTIEAVNSEHLKATFDIGHANLTCGGDPEKLREFVQTLKKHIIHLHLHDNSGQWTEKYDGDEHMAPGEGCADFSVLKLLSGYRGVYNFEVFSLEDILFGKKTLGNAFKL; translated from the coding sequence GTGATTTTAGGAGCTTCATCTTTTGCCGGCCGCCCTGGGGATTTAAAGGAACATGTTGAGTCCATAGAATTGTATATCCCCAAACTTGGGATCTACAAAGGTTCGACACTTGAAATTGAAAAGCTTGACCGGGTACTTGACGAAATCTCGATACACGATTTTGCATATACAGTTCACGCCCCTTACTCTGCTGGAGACTTGAAATATCCTTCAGCTCTCCAGGTTGATACTGCAAAAATGAGCGAGAGGGAATTTACCCTTATGGAAGAATCAATCTCGCTTGCAGGCCGCATAGGAGCCCCTGTTGTGGTATTACATCCGGGTAGGATTGGACCTGACAGGGAAAAATCTTATTTTTCGATGGTCAAAAATCTCAGCATGCTTGCATCCGTGGCTGAAGATTATGGGGTTATTTTGGGCCTTGAAAACAAGGAAGGTACAGATCCTTCGAATTTTTGCTGTGAGGCTGATGAGCTTTCCCGGACCATAGAAGCTGTGAATTCCGAACACTTGAAAGCCACATTTGATATAGGACACGCAAACCTTACCTGTGGAGGTGATCCTGAAAAACTCAGGGAATTTGTCCAAACCTTGAAGAAGCATATTATCCATCTTCACCTGCATGATAATAGTGGTCAATGGACAGAAAAATACGATGGAGATGAGCATATGGCTCCCGGAGAAGGTTGTGCGGACTTTTCAGTCCTGAAATTGCTTTCGGGATACAGAGGCGTCTATAATTTTGAGGTATTCTCTCTTGAAGATATTCTGTTTGGAAAAAAGACCCTTGGAAACGCCTTCAAGCTATAA
- the mtrE gene encoding tetrahydromethanopterin S-methyltransferase subunit E, with protein sequence MEPLISMGVLALIGVAATIAGASEDLESDIGSQSNPNSQVQLAPQMMFPHRIFNKAISGEPPSNALMCSIGAAVATVLISEFTMSPLFALVFGSLIAACVHGTFAVTATMGRCASQSRFKQPIYLDMIRAHTPAIMGYAFITTFCVLVVSYLMTVVLGHPFPLTMLAFIWGITVGAIGSSTGDVHYGAEREFQQFEFGSGLNASNSGNIVRYAESGLRDGFDNSWFCAKFGGPVTGLAFGMTVFLGSWVTTIFDPAKGLTMGWLSVVAGVVIVFILIIWNWKMEVEARKAFGPYKEDKAEEASA encoded by the coding sequence ATGGAACCACTCATAAGCATGGGAGTGCTTGCACTTATTGGAGTGGCTGCGACCATTGCAGGTGCCTCAGAGGACCTGGAATCTGATATCGGTTCGCAGAGTAACCCTAACTCTCAGGTGCAGTTAGCTCCCCAAATGATGTTTCCCCACAGAATATTTAACAAAGCGATATCTGGAGAACCACCATCAAATGCATTAATGTGTTCGATCGGTGCAGCCGTTGCAACAGTACTAATAAGTGAGTTTACGATGTCCCCACTTTTTGCACTGGTATTTGGTTCCCTCATTGCAGCATGCGTACACGGTACCTTTGCGGTAACTGCTACAATGGGCAGATGTGCCAGTCAGAGTCGGTTCAAGCAGCCGATTTATCTTGATATGATAAGGGCTCACACCCCAGCAATTATGGGATATGCGTTCATAACAACTTTCTGTGTTCTAGTGGTATCGTATTTGATGACCGTTGTACTCGGACACCCCTTCCCTCTAACTATGCTGGCTTTTATCTGGGGTATCACGGTGGGTGCAATTGGATCGTCAACAGGTGACGTTCACTACGGTGCAGAGCGTGAGTTCCAGCAGTTTGAATTCGGTTCAGGGCTGAACGCTTCGAACTCAGGAAACATTGTAAGATATGCCGAATCTGGTCTCAGGGATGGTTTCGATAACTCCTGGTTCTGTGCCAAGTTCGGAGGTCCTGTCACAGGGCTTGCTTTTGGTATGACTGTATTCCTGGGAAGCTGGGTAACAACTATTTTTGATCCTGCAAAAGGTCTGACCATGGGATGGCTTTCTGTTGTTGCAGGTGTTGTCATTGTCTTTATTTTAATTATCTGGAACTGGAAGATGGAAGTCGAAGCCCGCAAAGCATTTGGACCTTACAAAGAAGATAAGGCTGAGGAGGCTTCAGCATGA
- the mtrD gene encoding tetrahydromethanopterin S-methyltransferase subunit D — protein MIDAIFGNIIWMALITIGGVLISWSVHFVPVGGAPAAMAQATGIGTGTVQLAAGAGLTGLVSAGFMMNVTDNLPLILASGAVGAMIMIAVTMIVGTWVYVYGVGVVPSSAKVKIDPITKYRQDLYVSQGTEGHGLPTVSFVSGVIGGGLGGIGGSLVYYSLIEVGMNAGLEAVGVTNSVTGHELVAVAAIFAIGIFFVNAVIPSYNIGGTIEGFHDPKFKKWPKAVVSSLVATLLCSIVAVIAIAQLGGI, from the coding sequence ATGATTGACGCTATCTTTGGAAACATTATCTGGATGGCCCTTATCACAATCGGCGGCGTTCTAATTTCCTGGAGTGTTCACTTTGTGCCTGTGGGCGGTGCACCTGCAGCTATGGCTCAGGCAACCGGTATCGGTACAGGTACAGTACAGCTGGCAGCAGGTGCCGGTCTGACAGGGCTTGTTAGTGCAGGCTTCATGATGAATGTAACAGACAACCTTCCACTAATTCTTGCCTCAGGCGCAGTGGGTGCAATGATTATGATCGCTGTGACCATGATTGTTGGTACCTGGGTTTATGTTTATGGTGTGGGAGTTGTGCCTTCTTCAGCAAAAGTAAAAATTGATCCTATTACAAAGTACAGGCAGGATCTTTATGTATCCCAGGGTACTGAAGGGCACGGGCTTCCTACAGTAAGTTTTGTGAGTGGAGTTATAGGCGGTGGCCTTGGTGGAATTGGAGGGTCCCTTGTTTACTATTCACTCATAGAAGTGGGTATGAACGCAGGCCTGGAAGCTGTTGGAGTTACCAATTCTGTCACAGGACATGAGCTTGTAGCAGTTGCAGCAATATTCGCAATAGGTATTTTCTTTGTGAACGCTGTAATTCCTTCCTATAACATAGGAGGTACAATTGAAGGGTTCCACGATCCAAAATTCAAAAAATGGCCAAAGGCGGTAGTTTCCTCCCTCGTAGCAACATTACTGTGTTCTATCGTGGCGGTAATTGCAATTGCACAGCTTGGAGGTATCTAA
- the mtrC gene encoding tetrahydromethanopterin S-methyltransferase subunit MtrC codes for MSAGGAGEAKGGYPAQTIMALGIVGGLVGIYLGHFAPPAYSFFGGIGAICATVWGADAVRRVASYGLGTGVPSIGMLSLGMGIIAALFGLSIGGPAGPIVAFIVAAIIGGVIGALANRVIGMGIPIMEQAMVEIAGAGTLVIIGLSVVIAGSFDFAAVVQNVVANGYIALIFIIGGMGILHPFNASLGPDEKQDRTLMLAVEKGAIALIIAGFASSLNEGLMAAGLNMLIGIVIWYVAFSKHYALIKRDAYAVVGSGMLPSPEELQ; via the coding sequence ATGTCTGCAGGTGGAGCAGGAGAAGCCAAAGGCGGATATCCTGCACAAACAATAATGGCTTTAGGTATAGTCGGCGGCCTTGTCGGGATTTACCTCGGTCACTTTGCGCCTCCAGCATATTCTTTCTTCGGAGGAATCGGGGCAATTTGTGCAACGGTCTGGGGTGCTGATGCGGTTCGCCGTGTTGCAAGCTATGGACTTGGTACTGGTGTCCCATCAATAGGTATGCTATCCCTCGGTATGGGTATTATAGCAGCTCTTTTCGGGCTTTCAATAGGAGGTCCCGCAGGGCCCATAGTTGCATTTATTGTAGCAGCAATTATAGGTGGTGTTATTGGTGCCCTTGCAAACAGAGTAATTGGAATGGGTATCCCCATTATGGAACAAGCAATGGTAGAGATTGCAGGTGCAGGTACTCTTGTAATTATCGGGCTGAGTGTCGTCATTGCTGGATCCTTCGATTTTGCTGCAGTTGTCCAAAACGTCGTTGCAAACGGATACATTGCACTGATCTTTATAATAGGTGGTATGGGAATCCTTCACCCCTTCAACGCTAGCCTGGGACCTGATGAGAAGCAGGACAGAACCCTCATGCTTGCTGTTGAAAAGGGAGCAATTGCATTAATAATTGCAGGCTTTGCTTCTTCACTCAATGAAGGACTAATGGCTGCTGGCTTAAACATGCTTATAGGAATTGTCATCTGGTATGTTGCCTTTAGCAAGCACTACGCACTCATTAAGAGAGATGCATACGCAGTGGTTGGTAGTGGTATGCTGCCAAGTCCGGAGGAACTACAATGA
- a CDS encoding tetrahydromethanopterin S-methyltransferase subunit B, with product MSMVRIAPEINLVLDPDTGTVTQERKDSIQYSMEPVFERVDKLDAIAEDLLNSLSPSKPLLNSWPGRENTSYMAGFYGNTFYGVVVGLAFSGLLALIIYISSLMKGVV from the coding sequence ATGAGCATGGTTAGAATAGCTCCCGAGATAAATTTAGTTCTGGACCCAGACACGGGAACCGTGACACAAGAACGGAAAGACTCGATTCAGTATTCTATGGAACCCGTGTTTGAGAGAGTGGACAAACTGGACGCAATTGCAGAAGACCTGCTGAATTCCCTTTCGCCCAGCAAACCGCTTCTTAATTCCTGGCCAGGCCGTGAGAACACCTCCTATATGGCAGGATTTTATGGAAACACTTTCTACGGAGTTGTTGTAGGTCTTGCCTTCAGCGGGCTACTGGCTCTTATCATATATATATCAAGTTTGATGAAAGGGGTGGTGTAA
- the mtrA gene encoding tetrahydromethanopterin S-methyltransferase subunit A, whose protein sequence is MADKREPAPGWPILKGEYEVGDAKNCVLVITCGSHLPGKPVLDAGAAVTGSCKTENLGIEKVVAHVISNPNIRYLLVTGSEVKGHVTGQSIMALHANGVKENRIAGAVGAIPYVENLNADAIARFQQQVEVVNLLDTEDMGAITSKVRELASKDPGAFDAEPLVVEISEEGGEEEEGGVVRPVSGEIAVIRSRLKAIESRMLDIGNLNKFHSGVHAGKIEGAMIGLTITISLLGFLLLGR, encoded by the coding sequence ATGGCAGATAAGAGAGAACCAGCCCCAGGATGGCCTATCCTGAAAGGAGAATATGAAGTAGGCGATGCCAAGAACTGTGTACTGGTAATTACCTGCGGATCACACCTCCCGGGAAAGCCAGTCCTTGATGCAGGAGCAGCCGTTACAGGGTCCTGTAAAACCGAAAATCTTGGTATTGAAAAGGTAGTTGCCCACGTTATCTCAAATCCTAATATCAGGTATCTGCTTGTAACTGGCTCTGAAGTTAAGGGGCACGTTACCGGGCAGTCAATTATGGCCCTCCATGCAAACGGTGTAAAAGAAAACAGGATTGCAGGGGCAGTAGGCGCAATTCCATATGTGGAAAACCTGAATGCAGATGCAATTGCCCGCTTCCAGCAACAGGTTGAGGTTGTCAACCTTCTGGATACTGAAGACATGGGTGCTATTACCTCCAAGGTGAGAGAACTCGCCTCAAAAGACCCGGGTGCCTTTGATGCAGAACCACTGGTTGTGGAAATCAGTGAAGAGGGCGGAGAAGAAGAAGAGGGCGGCGTTGTCAGGCCTGTCTCCGGGGAAATTGCAGTTATCCGGAGCAGACTGAAAGCAATTGAATCCCGCATGCTTGATATAGGAAACTTGAACAAGTTCCACTCAGGAGTTCACGCAGGAAAGATCGAAGGTGCCATGATTGGTTTGACAATAACCATATCCCTGCTTGGGTTCTTACTGCTAGGGAGGTAA
- a CDS encoding tetrahydromethanopterin S-methyltransferase subunit F, producing the protein MKMAEEYDKGVPMVLAPQMGAIDATVESIRYRAQLIARNQKLDSGVAATGVIGFAAGFIFSLLMVIVLPLLVW; encoded by the coding sequence ATGAAAATGGCAGAAGAATACGATAAAGGCGTCCCAATGGTGCTTGCCCCTCAGATGGGCGCGATTGATGCTACTGTTGAGAGCATTCGATATAGAGCACAGTTGATTGCGAGAAACCAGAAGCTGGATTCCGGGGTTGCGGCTACCGGAGTGATCGGCTTTGCAGCAGGTTTCATCTTTTCGCTGCTGATGGTCATCGTACTCCCGTTACTAGTCTGGTGA
- the mtrG gene encoding tetrahydromethanopterin S-methyltransferase subunit MtrG has translation MDGKAPAAFVEPGEFNEVMKRLDKIDEKIEFVNSEVAQKIGKKVGRDIGILYGGFIGLLLFLIYTVVSSMFM, from the coding sequence ATGGATGGAAAAGCACCAGCAGCATTTGTAGAGCCAGGTGAATTTAACGAAGTAATGAAAAGGCTCGATAAGATCGATGAAAAGATTGAGTTTGTCAACAGTGAAGTTGCGCAAAAAATCGGAAAGAAAGTAGGAAGGGATATTGGAATTCTGTACGGCGGATTTATTGGCCTGCTGCTCTTCCTGATATATACCGTGGTATCATCAATGTTCATGTAA
- the mtrH gene encoding tetrahydromethanopterin S-methyltransferase subunit H has protein sequence MFKFDKKQEVFEIGGVKFGGQPGENPTVLVSTMFYARHKIVTDEDKGIFDRAAAETLWNTQVSLSDATGLPYVNQIVGETPEAIKHYIDWFIEIDDRTPFLIDSSAGNVRAAAAQYCTEIGVADRAIHNSINASIEQEEIDILTESDVSAAIVLAFNATDPTVKGKVDILEVGGSGQTKGMLQVGEECGIKYPIIDVAAMPLGAGSGATIRSIPTLKAKFGLPIGGGYHNMASAWDWLRKFKKTQPDPKAIYMPADIGTNLVALIAGSDYLLYGPIENVNQIFPAVAMVDIMLGETAKELGVEIADLENHPVTKLT, from the coding sequence ATGTTCAAGTTTGACAAGAAACAGGAAGTTTTTGAAATAGGTGGAGTTAAATTCGGTGGACAGCCGGGTGAAAACCCAACCGTATTAGTCAGTACTATGTTCTATGCAAGGCACAAGATTGTGACCGATGAAGATAAGGGTATCTTCGACAGGGCAGCTGCAGAAACCCTCTGGAACACCCAGGTCTCACTGAGCGACGCCACAGGTCTCCCCTATGTGAACCAGATTGTAGGAGAAACCCCTGAAGCGATCAAGCACTATATCGACTGGTTCATTGAGATTGACGACAGGACACCTTTCCTGATCGACTCCTCAGCTGGAAATGTGCGTGCAGCCGCAGCTCAGTACTGTACTGAAATAGGTGTTGCAGACAGGGCAATCCACAACTCGATCAACGCAAGTATTGAACAGGAAGAAATCGATATTCTCACAGAAAGCGACGTATCAGCTGCAATCGTTCTTGCCTTCAATGCAACCGACCCGACCGTAAAAGGAAAGGTAGATATCCTTGAAGTCGGCGGTTCCGGACAGACCAAGGGTATGCTCCAGGTCGGAGAGGAATGTGGAATAAAGTATCCCATTATCGATGTTGCAGCCATGCCTCTTGGTGCAGGCTCAGGTGCAACAATCCGTTCGATACCCACACTGAAAGCAAAATTCGGATTGCCAATTGGTGGTGGATACCACAACATGGCTTCTGCATGGGACTGGCTCCGCAAATTCAAGAAGACTCAGCCTGACCCCAAGGCAATCTACATGCCTGCAGATATTGGTACCAACCTGGTGGCTCTGATTGCAGGGTCCGACTACCTGCTCTACGGTCCAATCGAGAACGTAAACCAGATTTTCCCGGCTGTTGCAATGGTAGACATCATGCTCGGTGAAACTGCAAAGGAACTTGGTGTCGAGATCGCAGACCTGGAAAACCACCCGGTAACCAAGTTGACATAA